The genomic region TCAACTTTTTCTTTTCCCTCTGATTTTTTTTGATCTGTACTAGGTACATCTTTAATTTTAGCCATCTTGTATTTTTCCTCCCCTTTGAACATTAAATTACATTTAACAAATATTTTTTATCATAATAATATCATAACAAAATTATTGTAATTTTATCAACTTATTTGGGTATATTATCCTTATTCTTTTAGTAAGATTTTTAAATCGCTAGCTCTAATAAGATATTTTTTGCGACAAAAGTCACAAGCAATTTCAACTTCAACATTACTTGCTAGAATTTCATTAAGCTGCTCATCACCTAATAATTTAGCTGATTCTAAAGCTTTTTCATATGAACAACTACATTTAAAATTAACCTCATCAGCTTCTAATACTTTGGCATCTTGATCAATTAATTTAAAAATATTAATTACATTATCTTCCGCAATTAATTTATGACTAATGTTTTCTAAATTCTCAATCTTTTCTTCTAAATAATCAATATCTTCGTCCTTATGTCCTGATAATAACTGCGCAAAAAAACCAACCGCTTTGGTAATGGTATTATCTTCATTCATTTTAATTGAACAAGCAATAATAGATTTAATTTGTTCACTTTGTGTTAAATAATAAATAAAATCTAAATTAATTTCACCAGAAATTAATTCAATTTGCCCCGAAAAATTATCTTTCATTTCTAAATCTTTCATCACTCGTAAATAACCATCTGTTCCGACTACTTGCGAAATAACATTATGATCCCGGTCAATTTCCTCAACATCAAATTGGGGATTAGTACAAAATCCTCGTACTTTATGCCCAGTATACTCCACCATAATAGTTCCAATTGGACCATTACCATTAACAATACTTGTCATTTTATCAGTTGCATTCTTCATATCACTACCAATTAAAATAGTTGCTAAAACAACTCGTGATAACACAATTGTAGCAAGTGGAGTAGTTTCATGTAATTTAATAATATCATTTAATGATTTGGTTGCATCAACAACGGTCATTTTAATATTATGAACATTACTAATTGCTTTCGTTACTTTATCCATTCTTTTAAAACTCCTTTATAAATTTCTTTCTTTTGCAATTATAGTACAACCATCCGAAAAAGTAAAATAAAAGCAGGCTTAATTCAACCTACTTTTTATTTTGATCATTATTTTTGTCATCTGCCGGGTGATCTTTTTTTCGTTCTTTTGGTTTAACTTCTAAAATTTCACCTTTAGCTTCTTTTTCCTTATGCTTAGAAGCACGTTCTTTTTCATGAATTACTTCATCTGGTAACTTATGATATTTATCAATATATTCAATTTGTTCAGCTGTAATTGTTTCTAATACTTTTAAACTTTCAGCAATTAAATCTAATAAACTACGGTTTTCAGAAATCAATGCTTTTGCTGTAACATAACAATCATCTAAAATTTTACGAACTTCCGTATCAATTTTAGCTGCCACATCTTCTGAATATCGTTTTCTTGTTTCCGTATATTCATCTTTTGGCGATTCAAATTGAACTAATCCTAATGAACTCATTCCGTATTCAGTAACCATATGACGAGCAATATTGGTTGCTTTTTCTAAATCATCATGCGCTCCTGTTGTTATTTTTGTTTTTCCAAACATAATTTCCTCTGAAGCACGTCCACCTAAATAACCAGTAATTGTTGCATATAAGTTTTCTTTACTATGGAACATTGTTTCTTCTTTTGGGGTCATAATTGTATAACCAGCTGCTTGCCCCCTTGGAATAATTGTAACTTTTTGAACTTTTCTAGCAGCTTCTAATCGTAAACCAATTAAAGCATGACCAGCTTCATGATATGAAACAATATCTTTATCCATTACTGAATATTTACGTGATTCTTTTGCTGGTCCGCCAACAACACGGTCAATCGCTTCATCAATAATATTAACAGTAATAATTTTTAAATTCTTACGAACACATAAAATTGCTGCTTCATTTAAAACATTCTCTAACTGTGCCCCAGAAAAACCAGGCGTTCTTTCGGCAATTCGTCTAAAATCAACTTCTGTTGAAACTGCCTTGTTACGAGCATGTAATTTTAAAATTGCTTCACGCTCATTAATATCTGGTAATGAAATTTGGATTTGACGATCAAAACGACCTGGTCTTAATAAGGCTGAGTCTAATACATCAACGCGGTTTGTTGCTGCCATTACAATAACTCCCGTATTAGTTCCAAATCCATCCATTTCAACTAATAACTGGTTTAATGTTTGTTCATTACCACTGCTCCCAAATGAAACAGTTCTTTTACGACCAACAGCATCAATTTCATCAATGAAAATAATACATGGTGCTGCTTTTTTAGCGGCAATAAACATTTCACGAATTCTTGAAGCCCCAACTCCAACAAACATTTCTTCAAATTCAGAACCTGAAATTGAGAAGAATGGTACACCAGCTTCTCCAGCAACTGCTTTTGCTAATAAGGTTTTCCCTGTTCCAGGTGGCCCTTCCATTAGAACTCCTTTTGGTGCACGAGCTCCCATATTTGAATATTTTTGTGGGTTTTTCAAATAGTCAAGTAATTCAACTAATTCTATTTTTTCTTCATTAATTCCCGCTACATCCGAAAACTTAACAGTTGATTGAATTTGACGAGCTTTATTTTTCCCCATTGAAAAAGGATTAGCCCCCGACATTCCACCCGACATTT from Spiroplasma endosymbiont of Polydrusus cervinus harbors:
- a CDS encoding Hsp33 family molecular chaperone HslO, whose amino-acid sequence is MDKVTKAISNVHNIKMTVVDATKSLNDIIKLHETTPLATIVLSRVVLATILIGSDMKNATDKMTSIVNGNGPIGTIMVEYTGHKVRGFCTNPQFDVEEIDRDHNVISQVVGTDGYLRVMKDLEMKDNFSGQIELISGEINLDFIYYLTQSEQIKSIIACSIKMNEDNTITKAVGFFAQLLSGHKDEDIDYLEEKIENLENISHKLIAEDNVINIFKLIDQDAKVLEADEVNFKCSCSYEKALESAKLLGDEQLNEILASNVEVEIACDFCRKKYLIRASDLKILLKE
- the ftsH gene encoding ATP-dependent zinc metalloprotease FtsH; the encoded protein is MNKKRMWFAIISSLIFIGLIILTIVLWTKADITKISEGDMQRIGNTQKYNEKEINEMTIEAGVGKNSVVMKGVIRYSEGGNIKTVRYSSQWSREGFNNYTYRPGKGTNIWDQNFKEKLKGGLVSIDREFVPVWQTMLVDLVPWLLIVGIAAFIIARLSKMSGGMSGANPFSMGKNKARQIQSTVKFSDVAGINEEKIELVELLDYLKNPQKYSNMGARAPKGVLMEGPPGTGKTLLAKAVAGEAGVPFFSISGSEFEEMFVGVGASRIREMFIAAKKAAPCIIFIDEIDAVGRKRTVSFGSSGNEQTLNQLLVEMDGFGTNTGVIVMAATNRVDVLDSALLRPGRFDRQIQISLPDINEREAILKLHARNKAVSTEVDFRRIAERTPGFSGAQLENVLNEAAILCVRKNLKIITVNIIDEAIDRVVGGPAKESRKYSVMDKDIVSYHEAGHALIGLRLEAARKVQKVTIIPRGQAAGYTIMTPKEETMFHSKENLYATITGYLGGRASEEIMFGKTKITTGAHDDLEKATNIARHMVTEYGMSSLGLVQFESPKDEYTETRKRYSEDVAAKIDTEVRKILDDCYVTAKALISENRSLLDLIAESLKVLETITAEQIEYIDKYHKLPDEVIHEKERASKHKEKEAKGEILEVKPKERKKDHPADDKNNDQNKK